A stretch of DNA from Pirellulales bacterium:
CCAGGGAGAATCCCCTTTCAAGACTCGCGGCGCCAGACTGTGGACTTGCGTTTTGTCGGCAACCTCAGTTGATGTTGGCGGGGCGCAAAAGAAACGCCGCGCGGGAATTGCAATCCGGCGCGGCGTGCGAATGTTCGAGCTTACCAGGCGAAATGCGCGAACGCCTTGTTGGCGTCGGCCATGCGATGCACATTCTCGCGGCGCGTGTAGGCGGCGCCTTCGCGCTTGTACGCGGCCAACAACTCGTCGGCCAGCTTCTGCGAGGAGGGGCGACCCTTCTTCTCACGCACGGCCAGGAGAATCCAGCGGATCGCCAGCGAAAGCTGACGATTGCGATTCACCTGCATTGGCACCTGGTAGGCGGCGCCGCCGACGCGGCGGCTGCGCACTTCCACTTCTGGCTTGACGTTCTCGATCGCCTGATTGAACACGTCGATCGGGTTGTTGCCCGAGCGCTCGTGAATTTGATCCATCGCATCGTAGAAAACGCGCTGCGCGGTGCTCTTTTCGCCGTCCCACATGAGGCAATTGACGAATTTGGAAACCAGCAACGAGTCGAAGCGGGGGTCGGGGCGAAGCGACTTGCGGCTGGCGGTAATGGAGCCCATGAGGGAAGTCCTGCGTGTTTTCGAGGCAGAATGTTAATTAGTCAGACGGGAGGCTACGACTTCTTGGCGCCGTAGCGGCTACGCGACTGCTTGCGACCTTGCACGCCGAGCGTGTCGAGGGCGCCGCGAACCACCTGATAGCGCACCCCCGGCAGATCGCGAACGCGACCGCCGCGGACCAGCACGATGGAGTGTTCTTGCAGCGTGTGGCCTTCGCCCGGGATATAGACAGTCACTTCTTTGCCATTGGAGAGCCGGACGCGGGCAATCTTGCGGAGCGCGGAATTCGGCTTCTTCGGCGTCATGGTCTTCACCTGAAGGCAGACGCCGCGCTTTTGCGGGCACGACTCGAGCACTGGCGATTTGCTGAACCGCCGCGGCTTCTTGCGTCGTTTACGCACCAATTGGTTGATCGTGGGCATTCATCTCTCGCAGTTTTCT
This window harbors:
- the rpsL gene encoding 30S ribosomal protein S12, encoding MPTINQLVRKRRKKPRRFSKSPVLESCPQKRGVCLQVKTMTPKKPNSALRKIARVRLSNGKEVTVYIPGEGHTLQEHSIVLVRGGRVRDLPGVRYQVVRGALDTLGVQGRKQSRSRYGAKKS
- the rpsG gene encoding 30S ribosomal protein S7, producing MGSITASRKSLRPDPRFDSLLVSKFVNCLMWDGEKSTAQRVFYDAMDQIHERSGNNPIDVFNQAIENVKPEVEVRSRRVGGAAYQVPMQVNRNRQLSLAIRWILLAVREKKGRPSSQKLADELLAAYKREGAAYTRRENVHRMADANKAFAHFAW